One window from the genome of Leishmania donovani BPK282A1 complete genome, chromosome 5 encodes:
- a CDS encoding vacuolar ATPase subunit-like protein: protein MGRTMMDYNVHEGHLEAMVHGYRDALLRVDEYNNLCQCDNLGDMKSQLQITDYGNFLQQEGTLTSRIIVDRAQEVLLKQFKELRSWAEPPLCQFLDFISYEYMLSNVLKLIVAKRSGRANLELLTKCHPLGVFPEMPTLIAASDVQEMFEVVLIDSPVGRFFSAEGGFERDLDELSVEYIRGILMKNYYEQFYDFCYNLGGETREVMCPLLDAEADRMVLTFTLNTLGMREITPVDRRKVFPSIGSLVDIHDDIAESENEDQLRDRLRRFANYFELLDEGSRAMDSACKKSLERRFVEMSVVMYNDAMTRQFQYGVFYAYVKLKELEINNLQWIADCVVQQMRSRLHEYVSTVPYAQ from the coding sequence ATGGGGCGCACTATGATGGACTACAACGTGCACGAGGGCCACCTCGAGGCCATGGTACACGGCTACCGCGACGCCCTTCTCCGCGTCGACGAGTACAACAACCTCTGCCAGTGCGACAACCTCGGTGACATGAAGAGCCAGCTGCAGATCACCGACTATGGCAACTTTCTGCAGCAGGAGGGCACGCTGACCTCCCGCATCATCGTCGATCGCGCGCAGGAGGTGCTCTTAAAGCAGTTCAAAGAGCTGCGCTCCTGGGCGGAGCCGCCGCTCTGTCAGTTTCTCGACTTTATCAGCTACGAGTACATGCTGTCGAACGTGCTGAAGCTGATTGTggcgaagcgcagcggccgcgccaACCTCGAGCTGCTAACCAAGTGCCACCCCCTCGGCGTCTTTCCGGAGATGCCGACGCTGATCGCTGCCTCGGACGTGCAGGAGATGTTCGAGGTGGTGCTCATCGACAGTCCGGTGGGCCGCTTTTTCAGCGCCGAGGGCGGCTTCGAGCGCGACTTGGATGAGCTCTCGGTGGAGTACATCCGCGGCATCCTCATGAAGAACTACTACGAGCAGTTCTACGACTTCTGTTATAACCTCGGTGGGGAGACGCGCGAGGTGATGTGCCCGCTGCTGGACGCCGAGGCAGATCGCATGGTTCTCACCTTCACTCTGAACACCCTCGGCATGCGAGAGATCACGCCGGTGGACCGCCGCAAGGTGTTCCCGAGCATCGGCTCCCTCGTCGACATCCACGATGACATCGCGGAGAGCGAGAACGAGGATCAGCTGCGCGATCGCCTACGCCGCTTCGCAAATTACTTTGAGCTGCTCGACGAGGGCAGCCGGGCAATGGACTCAGCGTGCAAGAAGTCGCTGGAGCGGCGGTTTGTCGAGATGTCGGTGGTCATGTACAACGACGCTATGACGCGGCAGTTTCAGTACGGTGTCTTCTACGCCTACGTgaagctgaaggagctggagaTCAACAACCTTCAGTGGATCGCCGACTGCGTCgtgcagcagatgcgcagCCGCCTGCACGAGTACGTGAGCACGGTGCCGTACGCTCAATAG
- a CDS encoding elongation of very long chain fatty acids protein, putative yields MKFADAVQCIGKESLCFHPELNVFVNYPVLIGCHIGYLVVIILLYKFMEGRTAYVLKYPMMLYNTAQVALSLAMAINLGQFLVCGVFNLNGRFTATIEYWIFVHYATKFLDMFDTYFIVLRKKEEQLSFLHIYHHLTIGFIWGLLLHHGVANGTAFFGAWINSAVHALMYFHYLYTSLGYTNPLKKYLTQVQMAQFAFCILHAVLAVVAHSPIPKKWAVLQLCYHMTLLYLFMQFYRKNMRKLKRKAKA; encoded by the coding sequence ATGAAGTTTGCGGACGCCGTGCAGTGCATCGGGAAGGAGTCCCTCTGCTTCCACCCAGAGCTCAACGTCTTCGTGAACTACCCCGTGTTGATTGGGTGCCACATTGGCTAcctcgtcgtcatcatcTTGCTCTACAAATTCATGGAGGGGCGCACGGCGTACGTGCTAAAGTACCCCATGATGCTGTACAACACGGCACAGGTGGCGCTGTCGTTGGCGATGGCGATCAACCTCGGTCAGTTCCTCGTCTGTGGCGTCTTCAACTTGAACGGGCGcttcaccgccaccatcgaGTACTGGATTTTCGTTCACTACGCCACAAAGTTTCTCGATATGTTCGACACGTACTTCATTGTGCTGCGCaagaaagaagagcagcTGTCCTTCCTGCACATCTACCACCACTTGACGATCGGCTTCATCTggggcctgctgctgcatcacgGCGTCGCGAACGGCACCGCCTTCTTTGGCGCGTGGATCAACTCCGCTGTCCACGCGCTCATGTACTTCCATTACCTGTACACCTCCCTCGGCTACACGAACCCGCTCAAGAAGTACCTGACGCAGGTGCAGATGGCCCAGTTTGCGTTTTGCATCCTGCACGCGGTGCTGGCCGTCGTGGCGCACTCGCCGATCCCCAAAAagtgggcggtgctgcagctgtgctaCCACATGACGCTGCTGTACCTCTTCATGCAGTTCTACCGAAAGAACATGCGCAAGCTGAAGCGCAAGGCGAAGGCGTAG